GAGGTGAAGTCGATCATTGCCTCGCCGGTCGCGACGGGGCTGGCCTGCCTGTCGGAGGAGGAGCGTGAGCTCGGCGTCGCGCTGGTCGAGATGGGGGCGGGGATCACCAACGTGTCGCTGTTCGCGGGCGGGATGCTGGTCGGGCTGACCTCGATCCCGATCGGCGCGCAGGACATCACCGACGACATCGCCTCGGCGTTCGGCACCCGGCGCCAGCTCGCCGAGCGGATGAAGTGCTTCCACGGGTCGGCCAATGCGTCCCCGCGCGACAACCACGACATGATCCCGGTGATCCCGATCTCCGCCGAGGACGGCGCGGGCGAGGGCGCGCAGATCACCAAGGCGCAGCTGATCGGCGTGATCCGCCAGCGGCTCGAACATCAGATGGGCGAGGTGCGCACCGCGCTCGCCAAGCTGAAGTTCGAGGGGCCGGTCGGGCGGCAGGTCGTGCTGACTGGTGGCGGCGCCGAGCTGAAGGGCGTCGCCGACTATGCGCAACAGGCGCTGGGACGCTCGGTCCGCATCGGCCGGCCGCGCGGACTGACCGCCCTGCCAGAGGCGCATGGCGGACCGGCGTTCGCCACGCTAGCGGGGCTGGCCTTCTATGCAGCGACCGATCCGGTCGACCTGCGCGGGCTCGCGCCGCAACGGACGACGGTGCATCGGCCCAAGGGCATGGGCATGATGCGCAAGCTGATCCAGGCGGCACGCGCGAATTATTGAGGATTGGTGACGTTCGGCACGCTTTTGTGTGGAACGTCGCAAGTCGATAGTGCAAAACAGTTAATCAGGGGCCCGGCAGCGTATCATCCGGGATGTGCGGAGACAGGCGATGAGCATCGAATTCTTGAGTCCCGAAGTGGACGAACTGGCCCCCCGCATCGCGGTGATCGGCGTCGGCGGCGCCGGCGGCAACGCGATCGCCAACATGATGCGTGCCGACGTCCAGGGCGTGGACTTCCTCGTCGCGAACACCGACGCGCAGGCGCTGAAGCAGTCGACCGCGCCGCAGCGCATCCAGCTCGGCACCAAGATCACGCAAGGGCTCGGCGCAGGTAGCCGTCCCGAGATCGGTCGCGCGGCGGCCGAGGAGACGATCGACCAGCTCGCCAAGATGCTCGAAGGCGCGCACATGTGCTTCATCACCGCGGGCATGGGCGGCGGCACCGGCACGGGCGCAGCCCCGGTCATCGCCAAGGCGGCGCGCGACATGGGCATC
This sequence is a window from Sphingomonas ginsenosidivorax. Protein-coding genes within it:
- the ftsA gene encoding cell division protein FtsA; this translates as MAKVAPEGLITALDIGSSKVSAMIAQKGDGGELIVLGTGQRESRGVKRGYIADMAATEAAVREAVEQAERIAGINIENVWVGFSAGGLVSDVAEVEFELGGHRVEQQDIDALLAAGRNSIDPQGRMVLHAQPALYTLDGLTGVKKPLGLHADRLGVHIHVVAADGSPVRNLDLCVRSAHLEVKSIIASPVATGLACLSEEERELGVALVEMGAGITNVSLFAGGMLVGLTSIPIGAQDITDDIASAFGTRRQLAERMKCFHGSANASPRDNHDMIPVIPISAEDGAGEGAQITKAQLIGVIRQRLEHQMGEVRTALAKLKFEGPVGRQVVLTGGGAELKGVADYAQQALGRSVRIGRPRGLTALPEAHGGPAFATLAGLAFYAATDPVDLRGLAPQRTTVHRPKGMGMMRKLIQAARANY